From the Sphingomonas aliaeris genome, one window contains:
- a CDS encoding IS110 family RNA-guided transposase, whose translation MSHSDLFVGIDVAKDELVIHAHPAGMLWRVPNTKTGIAALGRKLVRLAGTACLRIGFEASGGYERKLAILLDRMDVTAYLLDPARVRSFARAERQLAKTDPLDAAVIARCLAALHPELTPYVHDPEAVRLAEHVRMRDLAVAQAVQFGNQLESIADPAMRRLVVAQVARLKALVLRIEKAIASVIAASPDLAAREALLRTAPGVGPVVAACLLARMPELGRLSSRQVAALAGLAPFDRQSGKTSRPGRCSGGRPSIRRCLYLAALSIARSGKGQLAATTNRLREAGKPFKLAIVATMRKLLVTLNAMVKNNTEYRTA comes from the coding sequence GGTACCCAATACCAAGACCGGCATTGCCGCACTCGGCCGCAAGCTTGTCCGGCTTGCCGGTACGGCGTGCCTGCGGATCGGCTTCGAGGCATCGGGCGGTTACGAGCGCAAGCTCGCCATCCTGCTCGATCGGATGGACGTTACAGCCTATCTCCTCGATCCGGCACGCGTGCGCAGTTTCGCCCGTGCCGAGCGACAACTCGCGAAAACCGACCCACTCGATGCGGCCGTCATCGCGCGGTGTCTGGCAGCACTGCATCCCGAACTGACGCCCTATGTCCATGATCCCGAGGCCGTGAGGCTGGCCGAGCATGTCCGCATGCGCGATCTTGCCGTCGCCCAGGCGGTCCAGTTCGGCAATCAGTTGGAGAGCATCGCCGATCCCGCCATGCGCCGCCTCGTCGTCGCGCAGGTCGCACGGCTCAAGGCCCTGGTTCTGCGCATCGAAAAAGCCATTGCCAGCGTCATCGCCGCCTCGCCCGATCTGGCCGCTCGCGAAGCCCTGCTCCGCACAGCACCCGGCGTCGGGCCGGTCGTTGCCGCATGCCTGCTGGCACGCATGCCAGAACTCGGACGCCTCTCCAGTCGACAGGTCGCAGCGCTTGCTGGCCTCGCCCCCTTCGATCGCCAAAGCGGCAAGACCAGCCGGCCGGGGCGATGCTCGGGCGGCAGGCCCAGCATCAGGCGTTGTCTCTATCTGGCCGCGCTCAGCATCGCGCGCTCGGGCAAGGGGCAACTCGCCGCTACCACCAACCGCCTGCGAGAGGCCGGCAAACCCTTCAAGCTTGCCATCGTCGCCACAATGCGAAAACTGCTCGTAACCCTCAACGCGATGGTCAAAAACAATACCGAATATCGCACCGCGTGA